AGGCACAAAGAAAGCTTCATTGTTTGAAGAATATAATTCGGGCGAGGTTTGCTCCCTTCCATACTATTTCCCATAACAAAACAAAAACACACTAATTTCTTTGTCTTCACATTTCATTCTCAAAActaacttttttttcttctcttgatTAGCTTTCCTATgtctttctctttattttattggAAGATAAAGAGAGCTTTTTGCATGCTTTCAGGGGGTTCTTACTTAGCTTGAAACaaacctttttttctttctttctgcaTTTTAAATATACACAAGACAAGATGTTGCAAAGAGCTGCTAGCAATGCTTACTCATGGTGGATGGCTAGCCATATCAGAACTAAGCAATCAAAATGGATGGAACAAAACCTTCATGGTAATAATACTTTTTGATGTTGAATGCATAAGAAtttctgggtttttttttttttcatgagataatttttaattaagtttgGTTGTGATCCAACACTCACCCTTTATTTATGTTTCTGATCATGAAATTTTCTTAATGAGATTGTAAATCTTAAAAgggaactttaagaaaaatgataaCAGGATCCATCCTATGTAACTGTATATATAGTGTTTTAGAGTTGAAACATAGAAGCTTTATCTGTGTGACTGGAAATCTGGGAAAATTTGCAGATATGGAGGAAAAGGTATCTCAAGTGCTTAAACTCATCGAAGAAGATGGAGATTCGTTtatgcaaaaagccgaaatgtaCTACAAAAAGAGGCCTGAAATCATAAGTTTCGTGGAAGAATTTTTCCGTGGTTACCGTGCCTTAGCCGATCGATATGATCACTTATCAACCGAGTTACAGAATGCAAACAACACCATTGCTGCTGTTTGTCCCGATCAAGTCCGGTTCGGCATAGATGACTATGACGACGATGATTGCCCACCCAGGCCAAGGAAGCCTTCTAATAACATGTGCAAAGTCCCTAAGGTTCCGAAGCTACCTGTTAAAGAATTGAAGTTCATAACAAATACCAAGAAGAAAGTGAAAGAGAAGAAAGCGACGAAAGCAGCTACGGCAGTTCCCAAGTCCGGTTTGACCAAGGAAGAGGGAATTGGGAAGATTGATAAGCTTCAGAAACGAATCCTGGCGTTGCAGACGGAGAAGGAATTTGTTAAGAGTTCTTATGAGAGTGGATTGGCCAAGTACTGGGAAGTTGAGAATGAGATCAAAGAAATGCAGGAGAAAGTTGATACTTTGCAAGATGAATTTGGTGAAGGGAAGCTGATTGACGACGATGAAGCTCGGAACTTAATGGCGGCGACGGCTTTGAAATCGTGCAAAGACACATTGGATCATCTGCAAAAGACACAGGAGAGGGCGGTTGTGGAAGCTGAAGTAGAGCAAAATAGGATCAATGATGCAAGGGGGAAGTTGGATGCTTTGAAGAAAGTGCTTCTATCCAATGAATCTGCTGCAGAGGTATCGAGAATTGCAGAAGAAAGGGCGAAAAAAATGGAAGCGAAAGCGGCTAACATGGTGGAACAGAGAAAGGAGGAAATGGAGTCCAAGGATGGCGATGATGACGATATGACAGACATGGCGGAGAAGATTGATGTGTTAGTGAACAAGGTGACCAGCTTAGAAACTATAGTTTCATCTCAGACTGCTCTTATTCAGAGATTAAGATTAGAAAATGACGAACTTCTAGCCTTGATTCAAAGCCTAGAAGATGGTAAGAAAGACAATCTCATGGATAGGAACCATGATATGAAGAAGAAGTTAACAGAGATGGAGATTAAGTTGCTAGGGGTTCAGGATCTAAACTACAGTGTTGAAGACCGAAGCAACAATCTGCAATCTAATTTCAATGCAGCACATTCTAATCTTGATGAACTTTCCAAGAAAGTAAAGCCTGTTGAGGATCTTGAAACCTCCAAAAGCTTGCCTGCCTCCGCCAAGAAGGAAACCAAAGAAAAGCCCAAGAGGGCAAAAGCAGGCAAGGAATTTTTGACCCCTAAACCCGCAAGTTCCCCGGTAGAAGTCAAAACCGAAAAAGGGTCTGAAGTCGAATCCGAAAAAAGGTCTGAAGAACACGTCCAAGGTCGGACCCCCACCGCCACTGCCATGGCCGATGAATCGAAAGCAATAAGTTCTGTTCCAAAATCTGTAGAGAAAGCCGATGAACCGAAAGCAGTAAGTTCTGTTCCGAAATCTGCAGAAGAAGCCAATGAATCGAAAGCAGTAAGTTCTGTTCCGAAATCTGCAAAGGAAGCCAATGAACCAAAAGCAGTAAGTTCTGTTCCGAAATCTGCAGAAGAAGGAAGCGTTAGCCGTAAAAGTTCTAAGGTTTCAGATGATTATGAAGAGCTAAAAGCAATGGCTAAAGTTGTGGGGCAAGCTTCGTCACTGATAGCCAACACTGTACCCAAATCCGACTCAAAAGAACATGAATACGCTGAACTGTCTCAGAGCTTGGAGGAAACCAAGAAGAAGTTGATGGAACTGGAAGCAAATCATCAAAACGAACTGTTTGAACTAACATTgcagttaaaagaattgaagaacAGCAACTCCAAGAAAGACGAAGAGATTCGATCTTTACGTCTGAAAGTAAGCCGAAACCAAAGCGGTATCGCCAAAACCAGCAACGCTGACCAATCCGAGGAATTCGAATGCATACCAGCGTCTGCAACTACATCAGCAATTCCAGCAGAAGAGAAAGAAGTGAAGGAAGTAAAAGAAGTGAaacaagagaaagaaaagaaagaagtagCTCTGGGCCAGCTTTTGGACTCGGAAAAATCGGCAGTGGAAGAAAGGTTCCGGACGAACATCGACGAACTGCTAGAAGAGAATTTGGATTTCTGGTTCAGATTCAGCTCAACATTATACGAAGTACAAAAGTACCAAACCGGGGTAAAAGATTTAGAGAGTGAGGTATTAAAACTAGAGGAAAGATCACAAAACCAAGAGGGAAGCAGCACAAGCAAGTACTCAGTAAAATCAGACGTACGACCATTATACAAGCACCTGAGAGAAATACAGACGGAGCTGAGCCTGTGGGTTGAAAAAAGCAAGTCACTGAAAGAAGAACTGAAGAACAGGTTCGCGTCCTTATGCGAAATCCAAGAGGAGATCACCAAGGCGTTGAAAGCAAGTGCGGAGGACGAGGAGTTCAGGTTCACGAGTTTCCAAGCGGCCAAATTCCAAGGCGAAATATTGAACATGAAACAAGAGAACAACAGGGTGGGGGATGAACTGCAAGCTGGTTTGGACCTGGCGGCTGCATTGCAGCGTGATGCTGAGAAGGCACTGACCAAGTTGAGTGAAGATTGGGGAGTACAGGGTTCCAAAAGCCGCCACGGCACTGGCCAACAGGACCCTCGCTCCAATGTTCCCTTGAGGTCCTTTATCTTTGGTGTcaaacaaaagaaacaaaagactTCCATCTTTTCCGTGGTTCAGGGCCAACGGAAGTACCATAAATCCGGAAATAGGTAGTAATAGATAAATATGCTTCCACTCCCACTCTTGCTTATACTATAAgcactctctttttttcttttttttttttactatttgttGAAAaattgcttcttctttttttggggggttaTACTATCGTAATTTTGGATACATAGATATAAACACGacataaatatctcattatttGTATCATCATCTTTGGTTTTGAagcttctttttcttcaaaaaaagaCATTCTTGTAGTGGTTGCCTTGAAAAGTTGTACTATGTAGGGTTCGAAATTGATAGATTTGATCAGCTTATGTCAGGtctttctcaatttttttttttaaattttgttttcttcAGCTTTGTTCGAATCACTGTGTAACAATCATAAATAATATTGTTATTTAAATTTAACTATAAACATGTTTATTGGGTTAATTAGGCAAATATGCCAATTTTAAAAGGAATTAACGGTTTTAGGTTGTTTTTCCTTGAATAGGTCGTTTTTTAAGAgaaaaaatgaaaacttttacTACAAGAGGCATTTTTATCCCAACTAAAGGTGTCCTCCAAGGCGTGTTTCTTAAATCCATGATCCTAAATAACCTTAAAACCTTAATCCTACCCCCGAAATCTAGGGAAAAAAAGGTCACATCTCATCCAATCTTTTTCATGGCAAATAATAATGTtatctttaaaaaattttcacaaaaaaaaaaatgcttaGCGTTTTTTTCTTTTACTTGTAATGTCCAATCTTCTTCAACATTTTGAAATTATGTTTTATATTCAGTGGTAGAATTTCCTATAAATTGTAGACATTCTGTGTAGAGGTTTACATATTTCGAGCAGATTGTTTTCGTAAGAAGGTTTGCATAAGGAAGCCATTGTTGATGCTAAAAACCTAaagtttaaaaattgacccaacAAAATAAATTAGTTCAAGTAAGTGTTGTTTTAATTTGGATAATGAGTACTTATTTTTCTGTATAATGTTTTTGTTTTACATGTGAAACAGGTTATTTGGGTGAAGATGAGGAAAGTGGTTCGAGTTTGACAATAGTTTCAGTAAATTGGTTTCAATAACTAGAAGCAGAAAGTCCAACCACACGGTTGCCTGTGGTTTCACAGTGTTGTTACAAAGATTTTATTAGAAAATGTTGAAATCATCAATGGGAAGACATTCCTTAGTTTCAGCCCTCAGTTTCAAGTTTGGTGTACACTCGGGGTTAGTTGGTAAACTGAACTTGGAGATCTCGACACGACATTCTATGAGTGTTTTCGATTTCAACTTCCCAATGTCGATGTTCTATGTTGGAAACACTTATGCGAGTATATCATCAAGTTACACCGGTGGGCAATCTGTAAGTAGTTTTGGTTTTAACGTATGGTTTATAAGAAcggatgatgtactccctacaACATACACCGACAAAGGGAAATCCAACTCTGGACATGCAACTAGGATTAATAATGAAGAGGATGTTAGGAAAGAAGAAGAAGTTGGGAACAAAGAAGGAGAGGGAGCTGAGAATGAAGAGAACAAAGAGGGAGTTAAGAGTGAAAGAGATCTGAAATTGATGATGATACAATCCGGGAGTTCGGGTTGGATGGTTTGAAAATTGTATTATTTTTTGAACCAGAAGTTATTCCTACTGAACTAGAAGGGAGTGGTTCTGAAGGTGAAGGTCCGGACAATGTTGGAAGAACATATCCAAATTttactgtaacagcccgtttttcagtggtgtcggaaatagtagtttcgaggcctccaaatctgacgagtaagttcatgaatattattatttaatatttacaaatcaaatatggttttaaaaagatTTTTGATATGATAATTTATGATATTCgaatgattaattaagttcaagtggtaaggccCTAAggttaagtggttttagaaaatgagataTCAAGACCTCGTTTTTATAAACCGAGTcgtcaatatttttataaatatttatggagtgttattaaggtggtattaaagtttttttgaaaatttttaatgtttcgatagttaattaattaaaaaggactaaattgtaaaagatgtaaaacttaatcactatttgatttgagtgattaaatggttaattgaataaGGGAAAATGGAATTTAATGGTAATTAAACAATGGTCAAAGTTTCCAAGCGGTGGTGTTATGATTGAATCCACTAGCTTTTGGATTAATTGTTCTTGTAGTCCTAATTAgtttgggattaaattgtaaataagtttatttagttagaatttaattaaattgaaggaccaattgtgAAATTAAACCTTCCTTTGATGGTAATTATGCCATATATTTATGTGATGGACAAATATGGAAATGACTttggtgttttatttatttatttaatcaatggcaaaatggtaatttgataattaaattaaattaaaataaaaccaaaatttttgtatTTATTCTGGTgacttcttcttcacgaataaaaagaaaaaaaaagaatccaTGGAAGCTTCAAGTTTCGACCATTCTTTTAATGGttcatgtaagttcaatttagccccgttttcaataatttttatgtttttgagatcgttgcaactaggtccagttagcttgtaccttcgattttgaaactgttaaagattttgaatgttgccattgatgaatctatatgattttagttattaaatgatgaatttgagatgctggtaaatatttaaaagtattttgttaagtaattttgatgaattttccaattagggaataaattgttgaaatagtaaaaatacaagggtTTGTTGTGAAATTTCTGAAAAAATGGACTGTAATGAATgccatgaatattcagctagcatgggtttgcactaaaaatgattaatttgcatgttttaggcttagagattaaattgaataaaagtaaaattttaggggtaattttgtaaaaatgtcaaaaatgaccaaactgCATGAAATGAGtttttttattgtctaaattaatatattgaatgaaattattaatttagatcaagattaggtggaaaatcgaggaaaataaaaaattaccaaaatgcccttgaactttggtatttctgcaatttagccaggtaagttcgtatgaactatactatgtatattttttattaaaatgaatgtgattatatatatatatatatatata
The Gossypium arboreum isolate Shixiya-1 chromosome 10, ASM2569848v2, whole genome shotgun sequence genome window above contains:
- the LOC108458533 gene encoding protein NETWORKED 2D-like, which gives rise to MLQRAASNAYSWWMASHIRTKQSKWMEQNLHDMEEKVSQVLKLIEEDGDSFMQKAEMYYKKRPEIISFVEEFFRGYRALADRYDHLSTELQNANNTIAAVCPDQVRFGIDDYDDDDCPPRPRKPSNNMCKVPKVPKLPVKELKFITNTKKKVKEKKATKAATAVPKSGLTKEEGIGKIDKLQKRILALQTEKEFVKSSYESGLAKYWEVENEIKEMQEKVDTLQDEFGEGKLIDDDEARNLMAATALKSCKDTLDHLQKTQERAVVEAEVEQNRINDARGKLDALKKVLLSNESAAEVSRIAEERAKKMEAKAANMVEQRKEEMESKDGDDDDMTDMAEKIDVLVNKVTSLETIVSSQTALIQRLRLENDELLALIQSLEDGKKDNLMDRNHDMKKKLTEMEIKLLGVQDLNYSVEDRSNNLQSNFNAAHSNLDELSKKVKPVEDLETSKSLPASAKKETKEKPKRAKAGKEFLTPKPASSPVEVKTEKGSEVESEKRSEEHVQGRTPTATAMADESKAISSVPKSVEKADEPKAVSSVPKSAEEANESKAVSSVPKSAKEANEPKAVSSVPKSAEEGSVSRKSSKVSDDYEELKAMAKVVGQASSLIANTVPKSDSKEHEYAELSQSLEETKKKLMELEANHQNELFELTLQLKELKNSNSKKDEEIRSLRLKVSRNQSGIAKTSNADQSEEFECIPASATTSAIPAEEKEVKEVKEVKQEKEKKEVALGQLLDSEKSAVEERFRTNIDELLEENLDFWFRFSSTLYEVQKYQTGVKDLESEVLKLEERSQNQEGSSTSKYSVKSDVRPLYKHLREIQTELSLWVEKSKSLKEELKNRFASLCEIQEEITKALKASAEDEEFRFTSFQAAKFQGEILNMKQENNRVGDELQAGLDLAAALQRDAEKALTKLSEDWGVQGSKSRHGTGQQDPRSNVPLRSFIFGVKQKKQKTSIFSVVQGQRKYHKSGNR